GCTTTTGATCAGGCGAGGCCAGGTTTCCAGCGGCTCTAACTGTACCTCAGCCCCCAAGTAAGTTTCTAAAATGGCCCAGTTTTCTGCCGATGGCTGGTCAGGGTCAATCACGTCAAAGACAAAAACACCCTCCGGCTTCAGCACCCGCTTGACCTGGGCCATCACGGTTTCCCAGTAATCCGGTGCATAGTAGCAGCTCACCCCGGTCGCAACTACCAGATCAAAAAAGTTAGCCTCGTATTCTAGCTGGTGGGCAGGGGCCAGCTGACAGCTCTTGAAGAGTTTTGAGTTGAGCTGAGGCCCTCGGGAGATTAGGGCTTTTTGTGCGATCTCACTGATCTCCTGCCCGTAAAACAGCGCCTCCCATTCCCGCCAGGGATAAATCAAAAAACTTACCCCACAGCCAATGTCCAGGCAGCGCTGCCCCCGGCGAGGCCGAGCCAACTCCCAAAAAGGAGCGGCAATGCGAGAGGTCAGCTGGCCCGAAGTCCACTCCCGAAAAATCGGCATCTCTTCCACTTCTGGCGGCAGATCAAAGGCTGCCCCCGAAAGCTCGCGGTCGTAGCGTCGGGCTACAGTCTGGATTTGCTCTGGTAAAGGAGAATTGCCGATTTTCAAGGGGTAGCCATAGGAACTAAGGACACAGAGAAGTCAGTTATAGAGAAGCCAATAGGGCAGGGGTCAGCCTTAGGCTGCTCCCAAACTCCGACTAGCCCTTAAGCGCACGATTGAAATTTTGCCGATAGGATCTATTCACCATCAGAAACAGCGGCCA
This DNA window, taken from Pseudanabaena sp. FACHB-2040, encodes the following:
- a CDS encoding class I SAM-dependent methyltransferase; translated protein: MKIGNSPLPEQIQTVARRYDRELSGAAFDLPPEVEEMPIFREWTSGQLTSRIAAPFWELARPRRGQRCLDIGCGVSFLIYPWREWEALFYGQEISEIAQKALISRGPQLNSKLFKSCQLAPAHQLEYEANFFDLVVATGVSCYYAPDYWETVMAQVKRVLKPEGVFVFDVIDPDQPSAENWAILETYLGAEVQLEPLETWPRLIKSSGARIVSQKDYDPFHLYKVKW